The following proteins are co-located in the Micromonospora viridifaciens genome:
- a CDS encoding SigE family RNA polymerase sigma factor, producing MRNEREYVEYVQARMPWLRRLAYRLCGQWSAADDLVQECLVALYRHWRKASAADSVDGYVRVMLVHAYLAERERSWARRVRPVADVIGPSAAPLAGAEHRVDLLAALAQLSRGQRAVLVLRYWEDLDVAQTAAALGCSTGTVKSQTSYAITALRRLLPNYVPGGSDTP from the coding sequence TTGCGGAATGAACGAGAGTACGTCGAGTACGTGCAGGCACGCATGCCGTGGTTGCGACGACTGGCGTACCGGCTGTGCGGGCAGTGGTCGGCCGCTGACGACCTGGTGCAGGAGTGCCTGGTCGCGCTGTACCGGCATTGGCGGAAGGCGTCGGCAGCGGACTCCGTCGACGGCTACGTCCGGGTGATGCTGGTCCACGCCTACCTGGCCGAGCGGGAGCGGTCCTGGGCCCGGCGGGTCCGACCCGTGGCCGATGTGATCGGGCCCTCGGCGGCGCCGCTGGCCGGCGCCGAGCACCGCGTCGACCTGCTGGCCGCCCTGGCGCAGCTGTCCCGTGGGCAGCGCGCGGTGCTGGTCCTGCGTTACTGGGAGGACCTCGACGTCGCACAGACCGCGGCGGCGCTGGGCTGCTCGACCGGGACCGTCAAGAGCCAGACCTCGTACGCCATCACGGCGCTGCGCCGCCTACTGCCCAATTACGTACCGGGAGGGTCGGACACGCCATGA
- a CDS encoding globin domain-containing protein, whose translation MENFARLLKESWTLVEEHRERLSGHFYARLFLLDPELRTLFPVQMSGQGDRILEAIVTATQTVGDPESFDEYLRALGRDHRKYHVDAKHYETMGVALMDALRSTAGDGWNLEYDQAWREAYASICERMLAGAAADENPPFWHAEVLTHERYGPDTAVLTVRALQHPLSWEAGQYVSIEVPRYHARVWRTYSVANAPNDDNVLEFHVRTPAGAAGWVSGALVRRTKPGDLLRVAAPMGSMTLDSSSDRDVLCVAGGVGLAPIKALVEQLTRVNRTRWVHVFYGARRPEELYGLPGLEELVAAHPWLSVTPACSEAPDFDGELGDISEVVTRYGPWTTHDCYVSGSAPMVRATLRALAADDVPPDRIRYDTFGNL comes from the coding sequence GTGGAGAACTTCGCGCGGCTGCTGAAGGAGAGCTGGACCCTGGTCGAGGAGCACCGGGAACGGCTGAGCGGTCACTTCTACGCCCGGCTGTTCCTCCTCGACCCGGAACTGCGCACGCTCTTCCCGGTGCAGATGAGCGGGCAGGGCGATCGGATCCTGGAGGCGATCGTCACCGCCACCCAGACGGTCGGGGACCCGGAGAGCTTCGACGAGTACCTGCGCGCGCTGGGCCGGGACCACCGGAAGTACCACGTCGACGCCAAGCACTACGAGACGATGGGCGTCGCCCTGATGGACGCGCTGCGCAGCACCGCGGGGGACGGCTGGAACCTCGAGTACGACCAGGCGTGGCGGGAGGCGTACGCGAGCATCTGCGAGCGGATGCTCGCCGGGGCGGCGGCGGACGAGAATCCGCCGTTCTGGCACGCCGAGGTGCTCACCCACGAGCGGTACGGCCCGGACACGGCGGTGCTGACCGTACGCGCCCTCCAGCATCCGCTGTCCTGGGAGGCCGGCCAGTACGTCAGCATCGAGGTGCCCCGGTACCACGCCCGGGTGTGGCGGACGTACTCGGTGGCGAACGCTCCGAACGACGACAACGTGCTGGAGTTCCACGTGCGTACGCCAGCCGGGGCGGCGGGCTGGGTGTCCGGGGCGCTGGTCCGCCGCACGAAGCCGGGGGACCTGCTGCGGGTGGCCGCGCCGATGGGGTCGATGACGCTGGACAGCTCCTCCGACCGCGACGTCCTCTGCGTGGCCGGCGGGGTGGGCCTGGCCCCGATCAAGGCGTTGGTGGAGCAGCTGACCCGGGTCAACCGGACCCGCTGGGTGCACGTGTTCTACGGTGCCCGCCGGCCCGAGGAGCTGTACGGCCTGCCGGGCCTGGAGGAGCTGGTGGCCGCCCACCCGTGGCTGTCGGTGACCCCGGCGTGCAGCGAGGCCCCGGACTTCGACGGCGAACTGGGTGACATCTCCGAGGTGGTCACCCGGTACGGCCCGTGGACGACGCACGACTGCTACGTCTCCGGCTCGGCGCCGATGGTCCGGGCCACCCTGCGCGCGCTGGCCGCCGACGACGTTCCGCCGGACCGCATCCGCTACGACACCTTCGGCAACCTGTAG
- a CDS encoding dienelactone hydrolase family protein — protein sequence MQFTSEQRLDDGVLEREFTLGEIPGILWTPASATAPAPLILIGHPGGLHKMYPRLVARARHSAEYGFAAATIELPGSGDRPRFATAEQARADLHRALEAGEPVDEEIVDRLVLPLVERAVPEWQAALDALLSLPEIGGPVGYSGGVIAIGVRLAVVEPRISAAVLFAGSFVPRTTFEEARQVTIPLHVLLQWDDEGNDRQAALDLFDAFGTKEKTLHANLGGHTGVPQFEGDAAARFFTRHLS from the coding sequence ATGCAATTCACCTCCGAGCAGCGCCTCGACGACGGCGTCCTCGAACGCGAATTCACCCTCGGCGAGATCCCCGGCATCCTGTGGACACCCGCATCCGCAACCGCACCGGCGCCGCTGATCCTGATCGGCCACCCCGGCGGACTGCACAAGATGTACCCCCGACTGGTGGCCCGGGCCCGGCATTCCGCGGAGTACGGCTTCGCCGCAGCCACCATCGAGCTCCCCGGGAGCGGTGACCGGCCCCGTTTCGCCACCGCCGAGCAGGCCCGCGCCGACCTGCACCGGGCGTTGGAGGCCGGCGAGCCGGTCGACGAGGAGATCGTCGACCGGCTCGTCCTCCCGCTGGTCGAAAGGGCGGTCCCGGAATGGCAGGCCGCCCTGGACGCCCTCCTTTCGCTGCCCGAGATCGGCGGCCCGGTCGGGTACTCGGGGGGAGTGATCGCCATCGGCGTCCGGCTGGCGGTGGTCGAGCCGCGCATCTCGGCCGCCGTTCTGTTCGCCGGGAGTTTCGTGCCTCGCACCACGTTCGAGGAAGCCCGGCAGGTCACCATTCCGCTGCACGTCCTGCTGCAGTGGGACGACGAAGGAAACGACCGGCAGGCGGCCCTAGACCTGTTCGACGCCTTCGGCACCAAGGAGAAGACGCTGCACGCCAATCTGGGCGGGCATACCGGCGTCCCGCAGTTCGAGGGGGACGCCGCGGCCCGGTTCTTCACCCGCCACCTGAGCTAG
- a CDS encoding WD40 repeat domain-containing protein gives MRELFATLPDDPPPLPPGYLDTVLTRGRRSVRRRRIGTAAVWAVVVLVLAVLVVPGVPLPVQTAAPSAKPSLPDRFAGYSMLTSTVAKAPPGRAIALFGYGNGETFNMFQSLVVGADGDTYRQVDAMEERDRPSALLAPDGSRVLLGDDRGATADLILVDLTSGKRRLIPLGNPVGVRLLAWSPDGRHVAYSAAPLVGYDEFGTVEGEVVRTGTLRLLDLSTGGSTEVPAIKPAWTAAFAPDGRRLAVQVGQEAHLIDLDGREYGSVPIPSGRELAADVGWSPDGSYLATVPWLANGPFNGTTGGETDHDSFMYEIGDVEFVPVTETGTPPAPVQDVARLLGWRSAGSVVVATVNDAGHASLVEVQLGTGTRRTLSRFDTGSTCELGMQNCQIFDLHLATGLLSDLAVRSAGRPQRGPWPVLLNAAVGVVVLGAAFLVWRRTRSSTRHRGPEVA, from the coding sequence ATGAGAGAACTGTTCGCCACCCTGCCGGACGACCCGCCACCGTTGCCGCCCGGCTATCTGGACACCGTGCTCACCCGGGGTCGCCGCTCGGTTCGCCGTCGGCGGATCGGCACCGCCGCAGTATGGGCGGTCGTCGTACTCGTCCTGGCCGTCCTGGTCGTGCCCGGCGTCCCGCTTCCCGTCCAGACGGCGGCCCCGTCGGCGAAGCCGAGCCTGCCGGACCGCTTCGCCGGGTACTCGATGCTCACCAGCACGGTCGCGAAGGCTCCGCCCGGTCGCGCGATCGCCCTGTTCGGCTACGGCAACGGCGAGACGTTCAACATGTTCCAGTCGCTGGTCGTCGGGGCCGACGGGGACACGTATCGGCAAGTCGACGCCATGGAGGAGCGGGATCGCCCTTCCGCACTGCTCGCACCGGACGGCAGCCGCGTGCTGCTCGGCGACGACCGCGGCGCGACCGCCGACCTGATCCTCGTCGACCTGACCTCCGGCAAGCGTCGGTTGATCCCGCTCGGCAACCCGGTCGGCGTACGGTTGCTGGCCTGGTCCCCCGACGGCCGCCACGTTGCGTACAGCGCCGCGCCGCTCGTCGGCTACGACGAGTTCGGCACCGTCGAAGGCGAGGTGGTCCGTACGGGCACACTGCGGCTGCTCGACCTGTCGACCGGAGGCAGCACCGAGGTGCCGGCGATCAAACCGGCCTGGACGGCGGCGTTCGCGCCGGACGGTCGCCGGCTCGCCGTGCAGGTCGGCCAGGAGGCCCACCTCATCGACCTTGATGGTCGCGAATACGGCAGCGTCCCGATCCCGAGCGGACGGGAGTTGGCCGCCGACGTCGGCTGGTCGCCGGACGGGAGCTACCTCGCCACCGTGCCATGGCTCGCGAACGGGCCATTCAACGGCACCACCGGCGGCGAAACCGACCATGACAGCTTCATGTACGAGATCGGCGACGTCGAGTTCGTGCCGGTCACGGAAACCGGTACACCACCGGCGCCGGTTCAGGACGTCGCGCGGCTGCTCGGCTGGCGTTCGGCGGGCAGTGTGGTGGTCGCGACGGTCAACGACGCGGGTCACGCGTCGCTGGTCGAGGTGCAGCTCGGCACGGGCACCCGCCGGACACTGTCCCGCTTCGACACCGGCTCCACCTGCGAGCTCGGCATGCAGAACTGCCAGATCTTCGACCTGCATCTCGCCACCGGTCTGCTGTCCGACCTGGCCGTCCGCAGCGCCGGTCGCCCGCAGCGCGGCCCTTGGCCGGTGCTCCTGAACGCCGCCGTTGGCGTCGTCGTCCTCGGCGCTGCGTTTCTGGTGTGGCGTCGGACCCGTTCGTCGACACGTCACCGAGGGCCTGAAGTGGCGTAG
- a CDS encoding RNA polymerase sigma factor, protein MSDGDLISELYAGCFRRLVVQLYAVSGDLNEAQEAVQEAFTRALAAPRRFARLENPEAWLRRVAVNVARSRHRRRRVLDSLLRRIGPPAAVADRSPEHVALLAALRSLPEGQRHALALHYLVDLPVDEVAATLGVSAGTVKSRLSRGRQALAELLTDSEVNDSTSTGRMNVRS, encoded by the coding sequence GTGTCCGACGGTGATCTGATCTCCGAGTTGTACGCGGGCTGTTTCCGGCGGTTGGTCGTCCAGCTGTACGCGGTGAGCGGGGACCTGAACGAGGCCCAGGAGGCGGTCCAGGAGGCCTTCACGCGGGCGCTGGCCGCACCCCGACGGTTCGCGCGCCTCGAGAACCCGGAGGCGTGGCTGCGGCGGGTGGCGGTGAACGTTGCCCGCAGCCGGCATCGCCGGCGTCGCGTGCTGGACAGCCTGCTGCGCCGGATCGGCCCGCCGGCTGCGGTCGCCGACCGGTCGCCGGAGCATGTTGCGCTGCTGGCCGCCCTACGGAGCCTGCCCGAGGGACAGCGGCATGCGCTGGCCCTGCACTACCTGGTCGACCTGCCGGTCGATGAGGTTGCGGCGACTCTCGGCGTCTCCGCCGGCACGGTCAAGTCTCGCCTGTCGCGGGGTCGGCAGGCGCTGGCGGAGCTGCTCACCGACTCCGAGGTCAACGACAGCACGAGCACCGGGAGGATGAATGTCCGATCGTAG
- a CDS encoding WD40/YVTN/BNR-like repeat-containing protein produces MSDRRFIGFDVDTVAETVRQPPLDDLRSAARSRQRRRTGGVTLALVIFAGMAILPLAAARNRVDWADPTLLPQARDRATQLFTTGPDSGVGVELVDFGCAVRFTHTEDGGRSWTDYDAARYQATTCRVNASGNKEANLEFSVLGQRSYLVLDGDKSRLSTDYGRTWRDAEQAMVAVSAFPAKARAVFCQQGCGAIRQPLAVDPSTGTVYRLSGEPPSPYPPYSIYPSADGTIWTTYWPGDINVMITARSADRGATWNTWRPAKGANVIAVTGVSQREAYLLIEPPPPPGAEPMEVKGPAQLLHTTDGGATWKDVGTDLPASPTNRPFTIGSDGSLLVAQSGDMTPSLTPSLLVSRDGGRHFTRAQEYNGGAGSVGVAPGQAWLYGRDDMSSLGPDHVMITGDGSSWTRLPLPD; encoded by the coding sequence ATGTCCGATCGTAGGTTCATTGGCTTCGACGTCGACACGGTCGCCGAAACCGTCAGGCAGCCGCCGCTCGACGATCTCCGGTCAGCAGCGAGGTCCCGCCAGCGGCGTCGCACCGGCGGGGTGACGCTCGCCCTGGTGATCTTCGCCGGCATGGCGATCCTGCCCCTGGCCGCAGCCAGGAACAGGGTCGACTGGGCGGATCCGACCCTGCTTCCGCAGGCGCGGGACCGCGCCACCCAACTCTTCACGACCGGCCCGGACTCCGGCGTCGGCGTCGAACTGGTCGACTTCGGATGCGCGGTGCGGTTCACGCACACCGAGGACGGTGGGCGGAGCTGGACCGACTACGACGCCGCCCGGTACCAGGCCACAACCTGCCGGGTCAACGCGTCCGGCAACAAGGAGGCCAACCTGGAGTTCTCGGTGCTCGGGCAGCGCTCCTACCTGGTCCTCGACGGCGACAAGTCCCGCCTCTCGACCGACTACGGCCGGACCTGGCGGGACGCGGAGCAGGCGATGGTGGCCGTGTCCGCGTTCCCGGCGAAGGCCCGTGCCGTCTTCTGTCAGCAGGGCTGCGGCGCGATCCGCCAGCCGCTCGCCGTGGACCCCTCGACCGGGACGGTGTACCGGCTCAGCGGAGAACCGCCCTCGCCCTACCCGCCGTACAGCATCTACCCGAGCGCGGACGGAACGATCTGGACGACGTACTGGCCGGGTGACATCAACGTCATGATCACCGCCCGGAGCGCCGACCGGGGCGCCACCTGGAACACCTGGCGGCCGGCCAAGGGCGCGAACGTAATCGCGGTCACCGGGGTCAGCCAGCGGGAGGCCTACCTGCTGATCGAGCCTCCGCCGCCGCCCGGCGCCGAGCCGATGGAGGTCAAGGGCCCGGCCCAGTTGCTGCACACCACGGACGGCGGAGCGACCTGGAAGGACGTCGGCACAGATCTGCCCGCGTCGCCGACGAACCGGCCCTTCACCATCGGCTCGGACGGCTCCCTGCTGGTCGCCCAGTCGGGCGACATGACGCCGAGCCTCACCCCATCCCTGCTGGTGAGCCGGGACGGGGGCCGGCACTTCACCAGGGCGCAGGAGTACAACGGGGGCGCCGGATCGGTGGGGGTCGCTCCTGGTCAAGCCTGGCTCTACGGCCGGGACGACATGTCGTCGCTCGGCCCGGACCACGTCATGATCACGGGCGACGGTTCCTCGTGGACCCGGCTCCCCCTGCCCGACTGA
- a CDS encoding SigE family RNA polymerase sigma factor, giving the protein MKSDRDEQFHSFVLSRRAGLVRTATLLTAGDAHLAEDLVQSTLTKLYVAWPAFQRADNIEGYLRRTLVNALTDERRRWWRRHERSVAELPDRPRAEPGSGGDLDEGLRAALRDLPPKMRAAVVFRYFYDLGVADTADALGCSEGTVKSQTARALDRLRAALAEYPLTGATR; this is encoded by the coding sequence GTGAAATCCGACCGTGACGAGCAGTTCCACAGCTTCGTGCTCAGCCGGCGCGCCGGGCTGGTACGCACGGCGACGCTGCTGACCGCGGGCGACGCGCATCTGGCCGAGGATCTGGTCCAGTCCACCCTGACCAAGCTGTACGTCGCCTGGCCGGCGTTTCAGCGTGCGGACAACATCGAGGGCTACCTGCGCCGGACCCTGGTCAACGCGCTCACCGACGAACGCCGTCGGTGGTGGCGCCGCCACGAACGCTCGGTGGCGGAACTTCCGGACCGGCCCCGCGCCGAACCGGGTAGCGGCGGCGACCTCGATGAGGGCCTGCGCGCGGCCCTTCGCGACCTGCCACCGAAGATGCGCGCCGCAGTTGTGTTCCGCTACTTCTACGACCTTGGTGTAGCCGACACTGCCGACGCGCTCGGCTGCTCTGAGGGAACAGTGAAGAGCCAGACCGCCCGCGCCTTGGACCGGTTGCGGGCTGCCCTTGCCGAGTATCCCCTGACAGGAGCCACCCGATGA
- a CDS encoding FtsX-like permease family protein — protein MVRFVWSHLRGRLGRSLALLLGILVATTGFTVLTGTTETARLRVSGTLDANARAAYDILVRPKDARSALETDHDLVRPNHASGLFGGITREQLEQIRRLPDVELAAPIAMVGYTMVTVPVSFDVTDAVDPSLRQQVIRLDPTLAADRGLTRWPDAPAYVYVTRNQLIPDDPPSEGAQTACGSGYSSGQPWEVLPGGRKVRVCSTTDLGYAGAEGPGALNGLTPEQRTFLRAYQLTDGGKFRSATPNESHAPQDRLIVQIPVVVPILLAAIDVQAEALLTGVDRAVTAGRYLTSDEPLLVDGHALPVLGTAKPYLDQHLAVRYSRVDGTGVAGTFTERLRELFGARAGAPVGTIEQDMAEAYQQTMAELLSDPQRLTGRLNMLVAAGAPGYEPQPDGSLAVVAREADLDAYRSRQFVGFRMPGLALDTGFRPLSQRERPPGNGVSALKPVGLFDPEKLAGFSELSKVPLETYQAPTATGSDAQTRQLLGDRPLLPNGNPGGYLATPPFLLMDLDRLPDLGKQAVPTGDPISVIRVRVAGTDRYDKLAAERVRHAAEQIALATGLDVDITFGSSPTEQAVVLPAGKFQRPELRLTELWSRKGVASVIEQAIDRKSLLLFGLILLVCALFLGNAVAAAVRDRRRELAVLASLGWPARRLAAAILGEVALLGLAAGVLSLLLALPLAAAVGVRVPLGQAALAVPIGLLLALLAGLAPALGAARAHPATALRPAVVPARRARHRGTILGLAAANLRRVPGRTLLGAASLAVGICALTLLAAVQWAFRGDVQGSLLGDAVTLSVREVDSVAAVATVLLGLVGVADVLYLNIRDRAAEFATLRATGWDEAALGRLVTYEGLGIGLLGVLIGGAAGLGAAAWFVGAVPPQLIWAAVGTAAVGLLAAGIVALIPTLWLRRLPLRSLLAEE, from the coding sequence GTGGTCAGGTTTGTCTGGTCGCACCTGCGCGGCCGGCTGGGCCGCTCGCTCGCCCTGCTGCTGGGCATCCTCGTCGCCACCACCGGCTTCACCGTGCTCACCGGCACCACCGAAACTGCCCGGCTGCGGGTCAGCGGCACCCTCGACGCCAACGCCCGCGCCGCATACGACATCCTGGTCCGCCCGAAGGACGCCCGGTCCGCGCTGGAGACCGACCACGATCTGGTACGCCCCAACCACGCCTCCGGCCTGTTCGGCGGCATCACCCGCGAGCAGTTGGAGCAGATCCGGCGGCTGCCCGACGTGGAGTTGGCCGCCCCGATCGCGATGGTCGGCTACACGATGGTGACCGTCCCGGTCTCCTTCGACGTCACCGACGCGGTCGACCCCAGCCTGCGGCAGCAGGTGATCCGCCTCGACCCCACGCTGGCCGCCGACCGCGGCCTCACCCGCTGGCCCGACGCCCCCGCGTACGTCTACGTCACCCGCAACCAGTTGATTCCGGATGACCCGCCCAGCGAAGGAGCGCAAACGGCCTGCGGCAGCGGCTACTCGAGCGGGCAACCGTGGGAGGTCCTGCCGGGCGGCCGCAAGGTCCGCGTGTGCAGCACGACCGATCTCGGTTACGCCGGCGCAGAGGGACCGGGTGCGCTCAACGGCCTCACTCCGGAGCAGCGCACCTTCCTCCGTGCGTACCAGTTGACTGACGGCGGAAAATTCAGGTCCGCGACACCGAACGAGAGCCATGCGCCGCAGGACCGGCTGATCGTGCAGATCCCGGTGGTGGTGCCGATTCTGCTGGCCGCCATTGACGTCCAGGCCGAGGCGCTCCTGACCGGTGTCGACCGGGCGGTCACCGCCGGGCGCTACCTCACCTCCGACGAGCCACTGCTCGTGGATGGTCATGCGCTGCCCGTGCTCGGCACGGCCAAGCCCTACCTCGACCAGCATCTGGCCGTGCGATATTCACGAGTGGACGGCACCGGCGTTGCCGGAACCTTCACGGAACGGCTTCGCGAGCTCTTCGGCGCACGCGCCGGCGCCCCCGTCGGCACCATTGAGCAGGACATGGCCGAGGCCTACCAGCAGACGATGGCCGAGTTGCTCTCCGACCCGCAGCGACTGACTGGCCGACTGAACATGCTGGTAGCCGCCGGCGCGCCGGGCTACGAGCCCCAGCCGGACGGCTCGCTGGCGGTTGTCGCCCGCGAGGCCGACCTGGACGCGTATCGCAGCCGCCAATTCGTCGGCTTTCGGATGCCGGGATTGGCGCTGGACACCGGCTTTCGTCCCCTGAGCCAGCGCGAACGCCCGCCGGGCAACGGGGTCAGTGCTCTCAAGCCGGTCGGACTCTTCGACCCCGAGAAACTGGCCGGGTTCTCGGAGTTGAGCAAGGTGCCGCTGGAGACCTACCAGGCTCCCACCGCGACCGGCTCCGACGCGCAGACCCGGCAACTGCTCGGCGACCGCCCGCTGCTGCCGAACGGCAACCCCGGCGGCTACCTGGCCACCCCGCCGTTCCTGCTCATGGACCTCGATCGCCTGCCCGATCTCGGCAAGCAGGCCGTCCCGACCGGCGACCCGATCTCGGTGATTCGGGTACGCGTGGCGGGGACCGACCGCTACGACAAGCTCGCCGCCGAGCGGGTCCGGCACGCCGCCGAGCAGATCGCGCTGGCCACGGGGCTGGACGTGGACATCACCTTCGGCTCTTCGCCCACCGAGCAGGCCGTCGTCCTGCCGGCCGGCAAGTTCCAGCGGCCCGAGCTGCGCCTGACCGAACTATGGTCCCGCAAGGGCGTCGCCTCGGTCATCGAACAGGCCATCGACCGCAAGAGCCTGCTGCTGTTCGGCCTCATCCTCCTCGTGTGCGCGCTGTTCCTCGGCAACGCCGTCGCCGCCGCCGTACGCGACCGGCGGCGCGAGCTCGCCGTGCTGGCCTCCCTCGGCTGGCCGGCCCGGCGCCTCGCGGCGGCGATCCTCGGCGAGGTCGCCCTGCTCGGACTCGCCGCCGGGGTGCTCTCCCTGCTGCTTGCACTGCCCCTGGCCGCCGCCGTCGGGGTACGCGTCCCGCTCGGTCAGGCCGCACTGGCCGTACCAATCGGGTTGCTGCTGGCCCTGCTTGCCGGGCTGGCGCCGGCACTGGGGGCCGCACGGGCGCACCCGGCCACTGCGCTGCGGCCCGCGGTCGTGCCCGCCCGCCGCGCCCGCCACCGCGGCACGATCCTCGGCCTGGCGGCGGCGAACCTGAGGCGGGTGCCCGGCCGCACCCTGCTCGGCGCGGCCAGTCTCGCGGTAGGGATCTGCGCGCTCACCCTGCTCGCCGCAGTGCAGTGGGCCTTCCGCGGCGACGTGCAGGGCAGCCTGCTCGGCGACGCCGTCACGCTCAGCGTGCGCGAGGTCGATTCCGTCGCCGCAGTCGCCACCGTGCTGCTCGGGCTGGTCGGCGTGGCCGACGTGCTCTACCTCAACATCCGCGATCGGGCCGCCGAGTTCGCCACGTTGCGGGCGACCGGCTGGGACGAGGCGGCGCTCGGTCGCCTCGTCACATACGAGGGCCTGGGGATTGGCCTTCTCGGCGTGCTGATCGGTGGCGCCGCGGGGCTCGGTGCAGCCGCCTGGTTCGTCGGTGCGGTGCCGCCGCAGCTGATCTGGGCGGCCGTCGGCACCGCGGCGGTCGGCCTACTCGCCGCCGGGATCGTCGCGCTGATCCCGACGTTGTGGTTGCGCCGGCTACCCCTCCGCAGCCTCCTCGCCGAGGAGTAG
- a CDS encoding CPBP family intramembrane glutamic endopeptidase yields MTVEELARPVSRRTLGTETLLVLGLSLGQSAVYALVSLIAKLTATGGLAKQTAALNTSASARPYLDLTYQLLGILFALLPVLLAVHLLARDPGDPARTLGVDLRWSGFDLGWGAGLAALIGLPGLALVWAAAQLGLNATLVPAALPHLWWAVPVLILAAVQNAVLEEVIVVGYLVTRLRQLHWRLGAVIAASALLRGSYHLYQGFGAFVGNAVMGVVFSFFFLRTRRVAPLIVAHTLLDVVAFVGYALLPKAWFSWL; encoded by the coding sequence GTGACCGTTGAAGAGCTCGCCCGCCCGGTGTCCCGCCGGACCCTGGGCACCGAGACGCTGCTGGTGCTCGGCCTCTCCCTCGGGCAGTCGGCGGTGTACGCGCTGGTCTCGCTGATCGCCAAGCTGACCGCCACGGGCGGGCTCGCGAAGCAGACCGCCGCGCTGAACACCTCCGCGTCGGCCCGGCCGTACCTCGACCTGACGTACCAGCTTCTCGGCATCCTCTTCGCGCTGCTGCCGGTGCTGCTCGCCGTACACCTGCTGGCGCGCGACCCCGGCGACCCGGCGCGGACCCTCGGGGTGGACCTGCGGTGGTCCGGATTCGACCTGGGCTGGGGCGCGGGCCTGGCCGCGCTCATCGGACTGCCCGGGCTGGCGCTGGTCTGGGCGGCGGCGCAGCTCGGTCTCAACGCCACCCTGGTCCCGGCCGCCCTGCCGCACCTGTGGTGGGCGGTGCCGGTGCTGATCCTCGCCGCCGTGCAGAACGCCGTGCTGGAAGAGGTGATCGTGGTCGGCTACCTGGTCACCCGGCTACGGCAGCTCCACTGGCGGCTCGGCGCGGTGATCGCCGCGAGCGCCCTGCTCCGCGGTTCGTACCACCTCTACCAGGGCTTCGGCGCCTTCGTCGGCAACGCGGTGATGGGCGTGGTGTTCAGCTTCTTCTTCCTGCGTACCCGGCGGGTGGCCCCGCTGATCGTCGCGCACACCCTGCTCGACGTCGTCGCCTTCGTCGGCTACGCGCTGCTGCCCAAGGCCTGGTTCAGCTGGCTCTGA
- a CDS encoding ABC transporter ATP-binding protein, with protein sequence MSDGAMIRVDSLRRAFRTGGAEIVAADDLTLHVSAGSMVAVTGPSGSGKSTLLHLIGAIERPDAGTITVDDVEVTALRRGKLATYRRGIGFVFQRYHLLPALTALDNVIAPVLPYKVDFRKADRARELLTAVGLAGRENALPAQLSGGQQQRVAIARALIGRPRLLLADEPTGNLDSKTGAEILDLIGELREAYGMTVLVATHEQHVAARADRVLRLRDGAIVEDLDLRDGHSAADTLARVDQLRA encoded by the coding sequence ATGTCAGACGGTGCCATGATCCGGGTCGACAGTCTGCGTCGGGCCTTCCGTACTGGCGGCGCGGAGATCGTCGCTGCCGACGACCTGACCCTGCACGTCTCCGCCGGGTCCATGGTGGCCGTCACCGGGCCCAGCGGTTCGGGCAAGTCAACTCTGCTGCATCTGATCGGGGCGATCGAGCGCCCCGATGCCGGCACGATCACCGTCGACGACGTCGAGGTGACCGCGCTGCGGCGCGGAAAGCTGGCCACGTACCGCCGTGGCATCGGCTTCGTCTTCCAGCGCTACCACCTGCTGCCCGCGCTCACCGCGCTGGACAACGTGATCGCCCCGGTCCTGCCCTACAAGGTGGACTTCCGCAAGGCGGACCGGGCGCGTGAACTGCTCACGGCGGTCGGGCTGGCCGGGCGGGAGAACGCGCTGCCAGCCCAACTGTCCGGCGGGCAGCAGCAGCGGGTGGCCATCGCCCGCGCCCTGATCGGCCGCCCCCGGCTGCTGCTGGCCGACGAGCCGACCGGCAACCTCGACTCCAAGACCGGTGCCGAGATCCTGGACCTGATCGGCGAGCTGCGCGAGGCGTACGGGATGACCGTGCTGGTCGCCACCCACGAGCAGCACGTCGCCGCGCGGGCCGACCGGGTGCTACGCCTGCGCGACGGCGCGATAGTCGAAGACCTCGACCTACGCGACGGCCATTCAGCCGCCGACACCCTGGCCCGCGTCGATCAGCTGAGGGCGTGA